From Vibrio splendidus, a single genomic window includes:
- a CDS encoding VF530 family DNA-binding protein: MTQENNPLHGITLQKLLTELVEHYGWEELSYMVNINCFKKDPSIKSSLKFLRKTDWARVKVESIYIELKQNS, encoded by the coding sequence ATGACACAAGAAAATAACCCGCTTCACGGCATAACACTGCAGAAGCTACTGACTGAATTGGTTGAGCATTACGGTTGGGAAGAGTTGAGTTATATGGTGAATATCAACTGCTTTAAAAAAGACCCAAGCATTAAATCTAGCTTAAAGTTTTTGCGTAAAACAGACTGGGCTCGAGTGAAGGTTGAGTCGATTTACATTGAGCTAAAACAGAACTCTTAA
- a CDS encoding LysR substrate-binding domain-containing protein, with translation MRERTPPFQGIYYFYTAAETGSFKLAAEKLFVTAAAVSQQVRQLEEWLGADLFIRQHRKIVLTHEGEVLYLQAKKGFAHIQDGVRRINQDPNPTQLSISTVPSFAQHWLVPRIGDFRDRHPDLSMLIEPTNKLVTFEDSNVDVCVRYGHGNYPNIESRWLMDEVVYPVCHPIYQEKHGIHDIDDLHKAELIEDRWPDMDWNLWLDIVGAKAGRSSLQFDGSHFVLEGALSVQGVALVKHSLVYRYLQEKKLVRIGNIALKPKYNYFLCAPAGYFHREKIKRFEAWMQSQVQLFGNKGREELTIIETDYQLKWSDNS, from the coding sequence GTGAGAGAACGAACCCCACCATTTCAAGGGATCTATTACTTTTACACTGCAGCTGAAACTGGCAGTTTTAAACTCGCGGCTGAAAAGCTGTTTGTCACGGCAGCCGCCGTCAGCCAACAAGTTCGCCAACTTGAAGAGTGGTTAGGTGCAGACTTGTTTATTCGCCAGCACCGAAAAATAGTACTCACTCACGAAGGTGAAGTACTTTACTTGCAAGCTAAGAAAGGCTTTGCCCACATTCAAGATGGTGTGAGGCGAATTAACCAAGACCCAAACCCTACTCAACTTTCTATTTCAACCGTGCCATCATTTGCCCAACATTGGTTGGTTCCTAGAATTGGTGACTTTCGCGATCGCCACCCTGACCTATCCATGCTGATTGAACCGACCAATAAGCTAGTCACGTTTGAAGATTCTAATGTCGATGTCTGCGTTCGGTATGGTCACGGTAACTACCCAAATATCGAGTCTCGTTGGTTAATGGACGAGGTGGTTTACCCAGTTTGTCACCCGATTTATCAAGAGAAGCATGGGATCCATGACATTGACGATCTGCATAAAGCTGAATTGATTGAAGATCGATGGCCAGATATGGATTGGAATCTATGGCTAGACATTGTTGGAGCGAAGGCTGGACGCTCATCATTGCAATTTGATGGCTCGCATTTTGTTTTAGAAGGCGCGTTATCCGTTCAAGGTGTAGCACTGGTTAAGCACAGTTTGGTGTATCGGTATTTGCAGGAAAAGAAACTCGTTCGAATCGGTAACATCGCACTTAAGCCCAAATACAATTACTTCCTATGTGCGCCAGCTGGATACTTTCATCGCGAGAAAATCAAACGCTTTGAAGCTTGGATGCAAAGTCAGGTTCAGTTATTTGGAAATAAAGGTCGAGAAGAACTAACTATTATCGAGACAGATTACCAACTTAAATGGTCTGATAATTCATAA
- a CDS encoding DUF1127 domain-containing protein, whose translation MNTITATENTNHSFLSSLSVKKFYSNFERYLQNRRTRKQLSELPEYLLIDVGITQDQVDQELKKSFWE comes from the coding sequence ATGAATACGATCACAGCAACCGAAAATACCAACCATTCATTTTTGTCATCGTTATCAGTTAAGAAATTCTATTCTAACTTTGAGCGTTATCTTCAGAATCGTAGAACCAGAAAGCAGCTGTCTGAGTTACCAGAGTATTTATTGATAGATGTCGGGATTACGCAGGATCAAGTCGATCAAGAACTGAAGAAATCGTTTTGGGAGTGA